The following are encoded together in the Gordonia insulae genome:
- a CDS encoding HEAT repeat domain-containing protein, giving the protein MLIGEVAERSGVSTRMLRHYDRLGLVTPAGRTSGGYREYSADDIGRLFRVQGLRSLGLTLAEVRRVLDTPGSSDPSSLIGELIDGSRRRIAREQELLALLERIGQTTPLDWADVLRSVRLMSDLGSDSAMVRHRAAMATSGHPLSPEAIADAVLAESEPNVSGALTWALAASGSDAGVQVLAIGLQSDDVDRRRRAVSAIAELAGPEVVDVLRRALPDPDAIVRGRAATALGARGHAEAVPTLIDMVVTGTNDVDAADLLRDLAVAGDTADRTATDLGRLLDDESTPPAARSRLAQALVELPGEVAADILRRSVGDDDPAVSAIAAMRGHLA; this is encoded by the coding sequence ATGCTGATCGGTGAGGTCGCGGAGCGCTCCGGGGTCAGCACCCGGATGTTGCGGCACTACGACCGACTGGGACTCGTGACACCCGCCGGACGCACGTCCGGCGGGTACCGCGAGTACTCGGCGGACGACATTGGCCGGCTGTTCCGGGTCCAGGGCCTGCGGTCGCTGGGACTGACGCTGGCCGAGGTCCGGCGGGTGTTGGACACGCCCGGATCGTCCGACCCGTCATCGCTGATCGGCGAGCTCATCGACGGTTCGCGCCGGCGTATCGCCCGCGAACAGGAACTGCTCGCGCTGCTCGAGCGCATCGGGCAGACGACCCCGCTCGACTGGGCGGACGTGCTGCGGTCGGTGCGGTTGATGAGCGACCTCGGTTCGGATTCCGCCATGGTCCGCCACCGCGCCGCCATGGCAACGTCCGGTCATCCACTCTCGCCGGAGGCCATCGCCGACGCCGTCCTGGCCGAGTCGGAGCCCAACGTGTCCGGCGCCCTGACCTGGGCACTGGCCGCATCCGGCAGCGACGCCGGTGTGCAGGTCCTGGCCATCGGACTGCAGTCCGACGACGTCGACAGACGCCGCCGGGCCGTCTCCGCGATCGCCGAACTCGCCGGTCCCGAGGTGGTCGACGTCCTGCGCCGGGCACTCCCGGATCCCGACGCCATCGTGCGCGGCCGCGCGGCAACGGCGCTCGGGGCGCGCGGGCATGCCGAGGCCGTCCCGACGCTCATCGACATGGTCGTCACCGGGACCAACGACGTCGACGCCGCAGACCTGCTGCGCGACCTGGCCGTCGCCGGCGACACCGCCGACCGCACGGCCACCGATCTCGGGCGGCTGCTCGACGACGAGTCGACGCCCCCGGCGGCGCGCAGCCGCCTGGCACAGGCCCTCGTGGAGCTCCCCGGCGAGGTGGCCGCCGACATCCTCCGACGTTCCGTCGGCGACGACGATCCCGCGGTCTCGGCGATCGCGGCGATGCGGGGACACCTGGCGTGA
- a CDS encoding phage holin family protein: MSRNEHGQTTQDPGSVPSIPLSDPTLGRDGEPTIGNLVKDASASVSTLFRSEVALAKAELVGEAKKAGAGTGLLVVAGVMALYSSFFFFFFLAELLDNWMPRWLAFLIVFLILVLITVIMGFVGYILFRKIRGPEKTIESVKEVSTVLPGKHPGSTPSTSPSSPTSPRSGDHPELPRAHDPARG; this comes from the coding sequence GTGAGCCGCAACGAGCACGGCCAGACCACGCAGGACCCCGGATCCGTCCCGTCCATCCCGCTGTCGGATCCGACCCTCGGCCGCGACGGCGAGCCGACGATCGGCAACCTGGTGAAGGACGCCTCGGCCAGCGTGTCCACGCTGTTCCGGTCGGAGGTCGCGCTGGCGAAGGCCGAACTCGTCGGCGAGGCGAAGAAGGCGGGTGCCGGTACCGGGCTGCTGGTCGTCGCCGGGGTGATGGCGCTCTACTCGAGCTTTTTCTTCTTCTTCTTCCTCGCCGAACTGTTGGACAACTGGATGCCGCGGTGGCTCGCGTTCCTCATCGTCTTCCTGATCCTGGTGCTGATCACCGTGATCATGGGCTTCGTCGGATACATCCTCTTCCGCAAGATCCGCGGGCCGGAGAAGACGATCGAGAGCGTCAAGGAGGTCTCGACCGTCCTGCCCGGCAAGCACCCGGGTTCGACCCCCTCGACGTCACCGTCGTCACCCACGTCCCCGCGATCGGGTGACCACCCGGAGCTACCCCGAGCGCACGACCCCGCGCGGGGGTGA